The Verrucomicrobiales bacterium sequence GAGTTTCGGGCTGACCGGTCCGCGGATCCACCAACTGCAGCGAGATGCGACGAACCGTCCCAGTCATGGCTTCCTCTAAGGTCACTAGGATATCACCCTCGATATCGCTCCCGGGGCGGGGACGACCTTGGGCTGCCCCACCAAAGACGCCCTCGTCCTGCGGAAACCCATGCCGACTGCCGCCGGCGAAGAACTGCTCGAAGAAGTCGCTGAAACCCGTTCCACCGAAGTGGAATTCCTGCGAGGAGCCTCCTGGGGTGCCCCGGCCTCGGCGGTTCTGGCGTCCGGCCGCTTCCTGGAAGCGGCTCTCTTCCTTCCAGTTCGCACCTAGCTGATCATACTTCTGCCGCTTAGCCGGATCGCTGAGCACCTCGTTAGCTTCGTTGAGCGCTTTGAATTTCTCCTCGGCAGCTTTCTTGTCCTTGGCAACATCCGGATGGTACAGGCGTGCTTGCTTCCGGAAGGCCTTCTTGATGTCTTCCTGGCTGGCGTCCCGCGGCACTCCGAGGGTGGCGTAATAATCTTTAAATTCTACGGACATGCGTGATTAAGCGATAATCTGT is a genomic window containing:
- a CDS encoding J domain-containing protein, whose amino-acid sequence is MSVEFKDYYATLGVPRDASQEDIKKAFRKQARLYHPDVAKDKKAAEEKFKALNEANEVLSDPAKRQKYDQLGANWKEESRFQEAAGRQNRRGRGTPGGSSQEFHFGGTGFSDFFEQFFAGGSRHGFPQDEGVFGGAAQGRPRPGSDIEGDILVTLEEAMTGTVRRISLQLVDPRTGQPETRSIQVRIPPGAADGKRIRVPGQGEPGSGGAPAGDIYLRVRHAAHPEFTTREADLYHELEVAPWEAVLGAEIVVPTLDGKVKLRIPPGTENGQQLRVRGRGLPKGKGTERGDFHVIVTVQLPTQLNEEERAQWEKLRDLSRFNPRTSPSP